Sequence from the Parvicella tangerina genome:
CTGATGGGCAACATATCTTGTACTTATCGTCAAACAGAGTTTACGTTTCAAATGATTTTGGAGCTAACTTTACGGAAAACACGAGTATCGGATCAGGGATGAACCGACTTGAAGGAGCTATCTCTTTTGACAAGAACAGCAACGGTAAATACAACATGGCTATCGTAATGTCCAGAAGTGGTAACTGGGGAGGAGCTTATTTCTCTGACGACAATGGTGTAACGTGGTCAGAAATTGCTCCATATTGGCAAGACAACACTAGTATACCTGATGATCAAGAGTTTAACCCTCTAAATTCTGGAGGTATATCTCCTCAGGGTAATTACAACCTGGTTTGTAGTTTTGTGCCTGGTGATCCTAATACCATGATTTTTGGAGGTATCGATTTGTACCGATGGAGAAGGACTCCAAACTCGAATCCAGTAGCTGGTCAGTTTGAACAGATTTCTTTCTGGTATTATAGTCCTTTCTTACCGAAGTATGTTCACGCTGATAATCACAGACTAACCTGGTCTGCCGATGGTAAATTGTTCGTTGGAAATGATGGTGGTATCCAAAAAAGCTTAGATACCTCGTTAAGTATTTTTAGTGTTGCGAACAAAGGATATAACGTTACTCAGTTTTACGGAATTGATTATGGGCCTGATGGAGAAGCCATGGGAGGGTCTCAAGATAATGGAACACTTTATAACGACAACCCAGACTGGAATCTTAATTTCTTAGAGGTCTCTGGAGGAGATGGATTTGAGTGTGAGTTGTCTCAATTATTGAATGGTGCGTTTGTATCTACCATTTATAGTTCTCAGGTTTACAGAGCAAGAAGCTACACAAGTGGAATTGCAGCTGCTTATGCTCCATGTGGAACTGGAGTTCACGGACAAACTTGTGGATCGTTCCATACCTATGTGAGGCTTTTTGAAGATGAAAATGATACAGATACAAAAGACTCTATCGAGTACTACACTGATACGTTAATTCCTGCGGGAACCGTTATCAATTACCAGAGTTCTAACTTTGACCTACCTCTTGAGTACACGCTAACGTCAAATCTTGGCGCAGGTCAAACAATTAATCTACCTGATCCGATTCAGTCACTGTTTGTTACCTCTACTGGTACAGGTACTTATATTACAAGAGATATATGGAGATTTGGAAGTTCTTTGAACTACAACAAGATTTCGAGTAGTGCTGCAAATGCATTTGAGTTCTCTAAAGATGGTAATACTCTTTGGATGGCAACGGGTAGCTCACTTTATAGAATTACAAATCTTGACAGTGCTTATACCCCTGGAGAATTAGACATGGATAGCGCTAACTTCAAATTAGACATCCAACTGGCGGACAATGCAAGCTGGTCGATAACCGATATTTCGGTCGATGCAAATGACCCTAACAAAGTAGCATACACTGTTGGTGGTGCTGGAGGTAGTGCAAATATTTTTTACAGTGATGATGCAATGTCTGCTTCACCAACTTTTACTGCTATTGATGGAAACCTACCTACTTACGTTGCGTATGGTATTGAGCTTGTTTCAGATCCATCGAATAATATTACTGCTGTGGTTGGTACTGCTTTCGGTCCTTACCTCACAACGAGTAATCTTTCTGGAAGCGTTTCATGGTCTGCTTGTAACTTAGAAACTGGAGTCGTTCCGACATACGATGTAAAACAACAATGGAGAGGATGGGGTGAAGCTCTAGGTAATGTTAAGAATCCTGGAAGAGTATATGTAGGAACTTTCGGTAGAGGTATTTGGGCTTCAGATGATATAGCAGGCACGCATGGCGACCTTCCTGAAGAGGATGTTGCAGATGTTACGCCTCTATCAAATGTTAGTGTTTACCCTAACCCACTTAGCAATGATGGAAACCTTAAGTTTGTTTTGGCAAATCAAAGTGATGTGGAAATAACGTTCTATAACCTACAAGGACAATCAATTAAGAGGGTTAACCTTAAGAACATTGCTCCTGGAAGTCATAGTATTGCCTTTAGTGCACAAGACTTTGCTGCAGGAACATATTTAGTTGCGTTCTCTACTGAAAACCACAGAGAAGTTAAAAAGTTCATTAAAAAATAATCGAACTCACATATTAATTCAAAAACCCAGGCCATTATCGTCTGGGTTTTTTGATACCTTTATAAAAAGATTCAAGCTATGGGTAAAATTAGAATTGCGATCAACGGGTTTGGAAGGATTGGAAGAGTTTTTTGTAGAGCAATCCAAAACTCAGAACAAATTGAATTAGTTGCTGTTAATGATTTGACAGACAATCAAACATTAGCACATCTCTTAAAATACGACTCTGTTCATGGACAGTTTACGGGATCTGTCAGTGCATCTTCAAATGGACTCATGATCAATGGCAAAGAGGTAAGAGTCTTTGAGGAAAAAGACCCTTCAAACCTGCCTTGGTCAGAACTTAGTATAGATGTTGTTGTTGAATCTACTGGTATTTTTCGAACCAAAGAAAAGGCGGGAAAACACCTTGAAGCTGGAGCCAAAAAAGTAATCATTTCTGCCCCCGCTAAAGGAGGAGATGTCCCTGGTATTGTAATGGGAATTAATCATCACCAAATTCCAGATGTAGACATTATTAGCAATGCTTCCTGCACTACAAACTGTGCAGCTCCTATGGTAGCTGTATTAGATCAATTATGTGAGATAACGTCAGGCTTTATTACTACTGTTCATGCATACACGGGAGACCAACGAATACATGATGCTCCACACCGGGACCTAAGAAGAGCTCGTGCAGCTGCCAACTCAATTATTCCAACATCTACAGGTGCTGCAAGTGCTGTTGGTGAAATCTTCCCTCATTTAAACGGTAAGCTTGACGGAACTGGTGTTCGTGTTCCTGTTATTGATGGTAGCCTAACGGAACTTACTTGTACGGTTAAGAAAGCTGTCTCTGCTGAAGAATTGAATGCAGCCTTCAACAATGCAGCAAATAACCAGTTTAAAGGCATTTTGGAGTACACCAATGAACCACTTGTGTCATGCGATATAGTTGGGAACCCTCACTCATGTATATTTGATAGCGATTTGACAAAAGTTCAGGGTAATCAGGTTCAGATAGTTGGATGGTACGATAATGAATTCGGTTACTCAAATCGTTTAGTAGACCTTATTCTGGAATTGAGTAAATAACCCTACCCTTCCCATTTCTTAAGTCGTAGCTCTGAGCCATCAAAAACAGCGTACGTACGATGGTTGATCCAGTCTCCAAGATTGATATATTTACTTCCATTTGGTAATTCATATTCTATGGGTAAATGTCTATGTCCAAAAATGAAGTATTTTGCATCAATCACTGATGACTTCTCTTTTGTATAGGCTACTAACCATTCTTTATCCTCTCCCAAGAATTCCTGAGGCTCCTTTTCTTTCCCTCTACTCTTCCTAGACCAATAATTAGCCATCCCAATGCCCAAGTTAGGATGGATACGAGCAAAGCACCATTGACAAAACTTATTGGCAAATACCTTTTTAATGAATTTGTATCCCTTATCTCCAGGTCCTAATCCATCGCCATGACCAATAAAAAACTTTGTCCCTAAAAGTTCAAACTCCTGTTCCTTACGATAGATTTTTACTCCTATTTCCTTTTCGAAATAATCAAACATCCACATGTCATGATTACCGATAAAGAAAATTACTTCAATACCACTATCAACCATCTGTGCCAGCTTTCCTTGCAATCGCACGAAACCTTTTGGTATAGCAGACTTATACTCGAACCAAAAATCAAATATATCTCCAACTAAAAAGACTTTAGAAGCATCTTTTTCAATATGAGACAACCATGCTACTACGGCATCCTCCCTTTCTCTACTTTTTTCATAAGTGGGTACACCAAGGTGAAAATCAGATGCAAAATATATTCTCTTAGCTATTTCAGACACAACCTAAGGCTTGATCTCTCTTATTATTTTGAAAGGATTTAATTCGTCAAATCTAAGCGTAAATCTTATTCTTTGCAAGAAGTTAACTCCTTGATAGTCTAGCTGACTCTTGATCTTTTCCGAAAACAGAAGCGGTACATACACCTCAAACCTGTCCTTAACGATAGGGAAGTAAATACCCGCATCATATAGAAAATCTATAGATTCTGTCACTCCTTGTTGCGAAACCGTAGTTAACGGATATACACCTCCATCAGCAAACACTCCTAATGGAAATCTAAATGGTGCTTCTACCTTAAAGTTGATTGCTGCGACCCACTGATCCGTACTTCCAAAACTGCTTCTTGAATTTGTTTTAAAATTACCATGTGTTTCCGTATTCTGTTGCGTTACCATATTCGGGTATGATTGATATCTCCCCAAAAGCGTATGATCAAATAAATAATCCGTTAATCCACGCTGACCAGTTAGCGACCAGTTGTATCTACTGGTAAAATGAATCGGCTCTCGTGAAATAGTATAACCTCCAAAAAACCTAAATTCAAATCCCTTTAAATCAACATTGTAGTTTTTTCTGACCTTGGCTTCAAGAGAAAGTCCTGAAAATGTTCCAAACTGCTCAGAATTTAATCCGATAAAGTTCAATTTTATGGATGCAGGCTTCAGCACCTGTTTGTTTTTAATCACATAACTTACATCAAACGCTTGTGTGATATCATTTTCAAGAAGTGAGATATTTTCGTGGATCATAATTCCACGTAGTAAAATATTATGTCTGGCATTTCGAAGCTTTGTTCGCAATTCCATATTCACATTCACCTCATTTCTTAGCCAGTTTTCATACTTAGGAACATCTAACTCAATTTGATCCGCAAGGTTAGCCAACCCCTGATCATAAGCAGGAATAGTAGTCTCTGAACTAAAAGTTTTGAAGTTGTACCCTAAAATTAGCTTTCTAATCGGTCCGTTGTTAAAGTTATTGTTCCACTTTACATCTGCAATTCCTGTTAATGTATTTGTTTTGAACGCGTACATGGGAGAGAACATCCACTCTACCCTCTTTTCTGGTACGCTCATATTGTATAAAGACATTCCGAGCATATATCTATCCTGAGCATTCCACCCCATGATGGGAGCAAAATAGATCTGATTCTCATCGCTCTGCTCATACCCCCCTAAAAACTTAAAGACTATTGGGTCGAGTGTTTTAAAAACTCCTTTCACAGCGATTTCATCATCTTTTCTAAAAACAGTAGGCATGTCTTTATTCAGGTCTAACAGATACATATTTTCGCGCTCGTAAGGCATTGCAAAAGTTTCTTTCCCTTCAAATCCATCAAACCACAGCGTTGCTGTTGGTATTCCTTCATCCATGCCGGTTATGGAAATGGGAGTAGGAATACCTCCCTTATTTTTGACAGTAATCCGAACTGAATCCCCATCCACTTTAATGCTGCTCATACCGTAATCAATTTTCTCTGTAGTCTTGATATAATCTTCAAACAACCAAGATAGATCCTTACCTGATGTCTCTTCAAAAACCTTTCTTACATCATTAGGTTCAGGATGTTTAAATTTCCACTGATCAAAATAAGCATGCATGCATTTATCATATAGTGTGTCTCCTAGATAAGCGAGTAAATAATCAAACCCAATTCCTGTTTTACCATAGACAATTGCACCATAGTTAGTGGGTGTAAATTGTTGCGAAGGTGTTTGTATAGGTTGATCATAGTTTCTCCTTGCATTGTAAATATATCCCAGATCATAAATTCCTCTCGGTCCAAAATCATCCAGTCCCATTATTCGGAGGAGGTTGGGAGGCACACCAAAATCCATCTTAGAATCAGGGTATTTCGTTTCCGTGTATCGATTTTCCATGAAAGTGTTTAACCCTTCATCCATCCAAGCGTTTACTCGCTCATTAGAACCCAATATACCGTAAAACCAGTTGTGACCAACCTCATGCACAATGACCTGCTCTAATCCCAAAGGAGAATAACTCTCACCAATAACAGTCACATTAGGATACTCCATTCCTCCTCCAGCAGATATACTACCATCTACTGCAGTAACATGATTATAGGGATAATCTCCTGCCCATAGCGAGTAATAATAAGTAGCATCATTGAGATACTCTATACTGTTCTTCCACAAATCAAACTCGTTATTGGTAAACATTGCCCAGGTAGTTACTTTTCGACCAGAATGAGGAAGTTGAACCTCTCCTTTTAAGACATGATATCGCTTATCTGCGAACCAGGCAAAATCATGCACATTCTCCTGATGAAAATGCAAGGTCTTGAATGAAGTATCACTGGGGATTTCCTTTACGATCGGATAACCGAGTTTGTTTCTTGGGACAGATTTATCCTTGATCATTTGCTCCGTTTCCATCACTTTTTGATTAAGGAACTCGAGTTCTGACTCTCCCCCAACGAGATCTCCAGTAGCACCCACAACATAGTTCTTTGGCAATGTGATTTTCACATCATACGAACCATACTCCGAGTAGAACTCACCTTGACTAAGGTAAGGAAGTGGATGCCAGCCAGACTTATCATAAACCGCTGGTTTGGGGAACCATTGAGTGATTTGGTAAGATTCTCCAATATGGCCCAATCTTGAATAAATTCCCTGAGGAATCTTAACCCTAAAAGGCGTTTCAATAATCATGGTGTCACCCGGGTTTAAACTCTTTCTCAATTTAAACTCTAAAATATCTCTATTCCCATCGTAATACGTGTACAGAATTGACTGCCCATCAAATGTAAAAGCCAATGAATCTATATAACCTCTATCAGAAGCATCGGCAAAATGAAAATCTACTTCTCCATCTTCATCCAATTGATTTGCCATAGCCGTATAATTGCCTTTGTAAGCATTAGGCCAAACATGAATAATTATTTTATCCAGCACATCCGGAGAGTTATTAATATACTCGATCTTTTCATGGGCATATAAAAAATGATCTCGATCGTCAAGCTTCACCTCGATATGCGTGTTTACCTCTTGCTGAAAGTATTCTGTTTGCCCGAATATGCCCGTTGCCAAAAGCATTAAGTAGATCAAGATGTAATTTTTCATTCGATTGGTATTATTCTTTGTGAAGATAGCTAATTCAGTAATTACTGATAATAATAGTTATTAGAAATCGTTTCGTAATTCAAAATTGATGAAAACAAAGTTTCTTTATATCGTAGTCGTAGTCATCTTGGTAATTTTTTCTCAGGTCTATGCTCAGATTCCAGACAGTTTGATGATTAGTGATGAATCTACAGCTGACCCAAGGTTTAGAGTTACGGTCGCATTCAGTTCTACTCAAGACTTTATTAAAACAACCCCAAACTTTGATTCAAAAAGAAACAAACTTGGCTACACTGCTGGTGCTGGGTCAATCATTCAACTCGGGATGAACAGTAAACTTTCCTTTGCAACAAGTTTTAGGTTTATTCGATCTAAACTATTTCTTGAAGACTCAACAAAACGTATTAAACAATATCAAGTACTACCCTATGGAGGTTTGATTAGTATGTCTTACTTACAGTTCTTCTGTAAAAATAGCTTCATAAACATTGGTGGAGACCTTCAGCTAAACTTTGAATTGAAAAGCTACACACTAACCACTCGGGAATCACACTATCAGACTTACCGTAATTATTTTGTTCACATTGGTTTAGGTAAAGCAGTTCAAATTGGTAAAACAACTATTTATCCAGAAGTCAGGTATTCCATCGGAATAAACTCCACACAAAATTATGGTCCGTTTGAAGAAGTAAAACTTCATTTTTTATCTTTACTCATCAACGTAACCAATAACTAAAATCATGAAAAAAGCGATTAAGATAAAAAATGCTCCTGCCCCTCTAGGACCATATAGTCAAGCTATTCTAAAAGGCAACACTTTATATGGCAGTGGTCAGATAGCCATTGATCCGATTACTGGAGAATTTAAAATGGACACTATAAAGGATGAAACAACACAAGTTATGAAGAACATTGAAGCCATACTTACAGCTGCAGACATGACTTTTGACCATGTTGTAAAATGTTCAATATTCCTTAGCGATATGCATAATTTTGGCTCAGTAAATGAGGTTTACGCCAGCTTTTTTGGTGATGTACCACCAGCAAGAGAGACAGTAGAAGTTGCTTGCCTACCAAAAAATGTTAATGTTGAAATAAGTTTTATTGCTGAAAGATAGTGCTAGCTCCCGAGGAATCGTTAAATAACTCCGTTAAATCCAGTAATGAAAAGGATGAGCACTTCGAGAATTACTTAAAAACAGTGCTTTTTGCTAAGTATTTTTTCCTTACTGTTCTGATTTTTAACATCTTCCAACTTTTGGCTTTTGTAAGCCTTTTTGATGGCTTATACAGTTCTTTTATTTATGGCGGAACCACATTCCAACTGCTCCAATGGTCATTCGATGAAACGACCATAATGCTATTTTTTAAAGCAGTTCAGGTAATTTCTATAATTGTTCTTTTCAAACTCCATCGTAGGGTAAAAACTATATTGGAGAAGAACTTGCACAAGGATAAGGGATTAAACATTTTAGTTGTTATCCTATTATTTCTTCAAGTTTTGAACCCAAATTACCTCAATCTGGCTATCGCTACTTGCAGTGCGACAATTTGGTTAAGACTGCTTTACCTGCACAAAAAATCCTAGGTCATGTTACCTGCAATGGCTTCAACCATGGAATCAGGATCGAGGTATCTAATCGCAACCTCATTCAATTCTTTACTCGTTACACTTCTGATCACTTTAATGAAATCAGTAAAAAAGGAAAAGTCCTGTCCTTTAAAGTTTACCGCTTTAAATTGTTGAGCAATAGAAAAAGGGCCATCTGAAGCCCCTAGGATGGACCCTAACATTTGGCTCTTTACCGTACTGAGTTCACCATGACTAATTTCTTCTTCACGCAATCTTCTGACTTCCTTATAAATTTCTTGAACTGCCTTTTCAGTAACATCGGCTCCTACTTCTGTTGCAATGGAAAAAACAACTCCATTGAACATTGCATTCAGTCCAGAACCAATTCCATAGGTGTAGCCTTTGTCTTCTCTGATATTCATCATCAATCTTGATCCAAAATAACCACCTAAGACGGTATTGAGAACTTTGAGTTTGAAATAATCTTCTGTTCCAAAATCAACTGGAACAACCTTACCAATTCGAATCGCAGACTGCAATGCTCCATTTTTCTTATGCATTGCTTTTTTAGGATGGTTAGGTGCTAATGGGCAGTCTGAACTATTCTTGATACCCGGTCTAAGATCCCCAAAAGCACGTTCAAGCTGATGAAAAATAGTCTCATCAAACTTGCCAGTTACAATAATAGAGCAGTTCTGAGCACCGTAATAATCCTCATAAAAACGCGTTAAATCTTCTGTAGTTGTGTGATCAAAATCCGTCAACTCGGTTCGTTGCCCATAATAGTGATCTTCATACAAAAGAGATGCATAAAGCCTTCTAGCAAGAGTAGCTACCTTCTCCTGCTTAACTAAATATTTTTGCTTCTGATTTTTGAGGAAAATGCTCAATTCTCTTTCTGGAAAAATGGTCTCTTTAATTGCCTCCTGAAACAGAGGGAGCACATCACCTAACTTGTTCGTGAGCGTAAAGAGCGAAACACTGCTGTGGTCAACGCTATAATTACTCTCTAAGAAAGCCCCGTAAAAATCAATTTCCTCGCCTAATACTCCGGTTTTTTTACTTACTGTAGTTTCTCCAATTAACTCATTCACTGCTTTTGCAACGAATGGGTTTTTTGCCTTACTTCTATTAATGGCAAAGGTAAGGTCAACCTGAACAACTTCTTGAGTTCCTATGTTAAAGGCAAAAACTTGTATTCCATTACTCAGCGTATGGATCTCAGGATCTGGAAAGCTAACTTCGGTAATGTCCTTGATGGGTGGTGCAATATTTCTCTCTAAGATCATAACTATGATTTCTTTGCTTTATAATTCAAGACCGAACAGTTTTCCTTACGGAAAATC
This genomic interval carries:
- a CDS encoding T9SS type A sorting domain-containing protein, translating into MNKSRLILGTTVLAAIAGGVFLSKAKSVGEVANYEMAKFEKPVKPNSWNEARAEWEMLHANIHTGKVEQSDYINAKKQALAIAQAKDNGLVFNEVGPDNIGGRTRAIEIDPNDDNLVFAGSVSGGLFVSTDQGNNWERVQSFDDQVPVTVVSSIAISNNSTIYVGCGFNDFSDGGFQTCEGIYYSTDGGTNWTQLSTSSNDCVNKIVADRSQNDVIYYTAGSGKYLTKIENASTGSPVETTFGSSNGIGSPGSAGRDIKVSPDGQHILYLSSNRVYVSNDFGANFTENTSIGSGMNRLEGAISFDKNSNGKYNMAIVMSRSGNWGGAYFSDDNGVTWSEIAPYWQDNTSIPDDQEFNPLNSGGISPQGNYNLVCSFVPGDPNTMIFGGIDLYRWRRTPNSNPVAGQFEQISFWYYSPFLPKYVHADNHRLTWSADGKLFVGNDGGIQKSLDTSLSIFSVANKGYNVTQFYGIDYGPDGEAMGGSQDNGTLYNDNPDWNLNFLEVSGGDGFECELSQLLNGAFVSTIYSSQVYRARSYTSGIAAAYAPCGTGVHGQTCGSFHTYVRLFEDENDTDTKDSIEYYTDTLIPAGTVINYQSSNFDLPLEYTLTSNLGAGQTINLPDPIQSLFVTSTGTGTYITRDIWRFGSSLNYNKISSSAANAFEFSKDGNTLWMATGSSLYRITNLDSAYTPGELDMDSANFKLDIQLADNASWSITDISVDANDPNKVAYTVGGAGGSANIFYSDDAMSASPTFTAIDGNLPTYVAYGIELVSDPSNNITAVVGTAFGPYLTTSNLSGSVSWSACNLETGVVPTYDVKQQWRGWGEALGNVKNPGRVYVGTFGRGIWASDDIAGTHGDLPEEDVADVTPLSNVSVYPNPLSNDGNLKFVLANQSDVEITFYNLQGQSIKRVNLKNIAPGSHSIAFSAQDFAAGTYLVAFSTENHREVKKFIKK
- the gap gene encoding type I glyceraldehyde-3-phosphate dehydrogenase; translated protein: MGKIRIAINGFGRIGRVFCRAIQNSEQIELVAVNDLTDNQTLAHLLKYDSVHGQFTGSVSASSNGLMINGKEVRVFEEKDPSNLPWSELSIDVVVESTGIFRTKEKAGKHLEAGAKKVIISAPAKGGDVPGIVMGINHHQIPDVDIISNASCTTNCAAPMVAVLDQLCEITSGFITTVHAYTGDQRIHDAPHRDLRRARAAANSIIPTSTGAASAVGEIFPHLNGKLDGTGVRVPVIDGSLTELTCTVKKAVSAEELNAAFNNAANNQFKGILEYTNEPLVSCDIVGNPHSCIFDSDLTKVQGNQVQIVGWYDNEFGYSNRLVDLILELSK
- a CDS encoding UDP-2,3-diacylglucosamine diphosphatase, which translates into the protein MSEIAKRIYFASDFHLGVPTYEKSREREDAVVAWLSHIEKDASKVFLVGDIFDFWFEYKSAIPKGFVRLQGKLAQMVDSGIEVIFFIGNHDMWMFDYFEKEIGVKIYRKEQEFELLGTKFFIGHGDGLGPGDKGYKFIKKVFANKFCQWCFARIHPNLGIGMANYWSRKSRGKEKEPQEFLGEDKEWLVAYTKEKSSVIDAKYFIFGHRHLPIEYELPNGSKYINLGDWINHRTYAVFDGSELRLKKWEG
- a CDS encoding M1 family metallopeptidase is translated as MKNYILIYLMLLATGIFGQTEYFQQEVNTHIEVKLDDRDHFLYAHEKIEYINNSPDVLDKIIIHVWPNAYKGNYTAMANQLDEDGEVDFHFADASDRGYIDSLAFTFDGQSILYTYYDGNRDILEFKLRKSLNPGDTMIIETPFRVKIPQGIYSRLGHIGESYQITQWFPKPAVYDKSGWHPLPYLSQGEFYSEYGSYDVKITLPKNYVVGATGDLVGGESELEFLNQKVMETEQMIKDKSVPRNKLGYPIVKEIPSDTSFKTLHFHQENVHDFAWFADKRYHVLKGEVQLPHSGRKVTTWAMFTNNEFDLWKNSIEYLNDATYYYSLWAGDYPYNHVTAVDGSISAGGGMEYPNVTVIGESYSPLGLEQVIVHEVGHNWFYGILGSNERVNAWMDEGLNTFMENRYTETKYPDSKMDFGVPPNLLRIMGLDDFGPRGIYDLGYIYNARRNYDQPIQTPSQQFTPTNYGAIVYGKTGIGFDYLLAYLGDTLYDKCMHAYFDQWKFKHPEPNDVRKVFEETSGKDLSWLFEDYIKTTEKIDYGMSSIKVDGDSVRITVKNKGGIPTPISITGMDEGIPTATLWFDGFEGKETFAMPYERENMYLLDLNKDMPTVFRKDDEIAVKGVFKTLDPIVFKFLGGYEQSDENQIYFAPIMGWNAQDRYMLGMSLYNMSVPEKRVEWMFSPMYAFKTNTLTGIADVKWNNNFNNGPIRKLILGYNFKTFSSETTIPAYDQGLANLADQIELDVPKYENWLRNEVNVNMELRTKLRNARHNILLRGIMIHENISLLENDITQAFDVSYVIKNKQVLKPASIKLNFIGLNSEQFGTFSGLSLEAKVRKNYNVDLKGFEFRFFGGYTISREPIHFTSRYNWSLTGQRGLTDYLFDHTLLGRYQSYPNMVTQQNTETHGNFKTNSRSSFGSTDQWVAAINFKVEAPFRFPLGVFADGGVYPLTTVSQQGVTESIDFLYDAGIYFPIVKDRFEVYVPLLFSEKIKSQLDYQGVNFLQRIRFTLRFDELNPFKIIREIKP
- a CDS encoding Rid family detoxifying hydrolase translates to MKKAIKIKNAPAPLGPYSQAILKGNTLYGSGQIAIDPITGEFKMDTIKDETTQVMKNIEAILTAADMTFDHVVKCSIFLSDMHNFGSVNEVYASFFGDVPPARETVEVACLPKNVNVEISFIAER
- a CDS encoding M16 family metallopeptidase, whose protein sequence is MILERNIAPPIKDITEVSFPDPEIHTLSNGIQVFAFNIGTQEVVQVDLTFAINRSKAKNPFVAKAVNELIGETTVSKKTGVLGEEIDFYGAFLESNYSVDHSSVSLFTLTNKLGDVLPLFQEAIKETIFPERELSIFLKNQKQKYLVKQEKVATLARRLYASLLYEDHYYGQRTELTDFDHTTTEDLTRFYEDYYGAQNCSIIVTGKFDETIFHQLERAFGDLRPGIKNSSDCPLAPNHPKKAMHKKNGALQSAIRIGKVVPVDFGTEDYFKLKVLNTVLGGYFGSRLMMNIREDKGYTYGIGSGLNAMFNGVVFSIATEVGADVTEKAVQEIYKEVRRLREEEISHGELSTVKSQMLGSILGASDGPFSIAQQFKAVNFKGQDFSFFTDFIKVIRSVTSKELNEVAIRYLDPDSMVEAIAGNMT